The following is a genomic window from Azospirillaceae bacterium.
GCGCTCTTGCTGAGGTCGGCTTGCCGGCGAGCATCCTCCAACTGCCAGGCGACTACACGTTTGATGGCCTCGGCGTAAGTCTCATCCCGCGTGCCTTCCGCGATTAGGAGGGACTCAAAGCTGCTGCCCAAATGGTCATGGTCGCGGGTCGTCATGGGTACGTCACCGTTTCTCGGGGGCACTCGACAAATACTCCGCCCAACGTTTGCGGGCCGTTCGGATGTGGTGGTCCTGCTTGCCTTTGCCGTCATGGGCGTGAAGCAGGACGGCCAGACCATCATCCACGCCGAAATAGACGCGGGCCTCCACCTTGCCCTTGGCGATGGTTGATCGGACTTCCCAAAGTCCATCCCCCAGGGCGCGGCAGATCGGCATGCCCACCGGCCAGCCGAATTCAACCGTCGCGATGTCCTTGCCCACGATGGTCCGATCTGGGGCAGGCAAGGCCAACAACCATTCACGCACCGGCTCCGCGCCACTATCGGACCGGAAGAAGTGGGCGCGCAGTCGTTTCATTGGTCGGACTGTACCTTATGTGGTGCGACCTGAAAAGCTTTCCAGCCTTTCCCTTCAGCCCCCGCTCTCCAACTCCTCCTTCAGCGCCTCCAGTTCCAGCCAGCGTTCTTCCGCCGTGGCCAGGTCCTGGTGGGCCTTTTCCAGGTCGGCGCTGGCCTTCTGGAAGGCGGCCGGATCGCGGGCGTAGAGATTGGCGTCAGCCAGCTTGGCCTCCAGCTTCTTCGCCTGGTCCGTCAGCTTGTCCATCAGGGCCGGCAGCTGGTCCAGCTCCCGCTGTTCCTTGTAGCCCAGCTTGCGCTTGGCCTTGGGGGCTTCCGCCGCCTTGGGTGCTGCATTTGAGCCCCCGGTGGCGCCACCGTTGATGGCTGCGCGTGCCGGGCGCTGGGTCAGGTAGTCGCTGTAGCCGCCGGCGTATTCCTCCACCACGCCGTCCCCCTCCACCGCGATGGTGGAGGTGACCAGCCGGTCCAGGAAATCACGGTCGTGGCTGACCAGCAGCAGGGTGCCGGGATAGTCGGTCAGGACCTCTTCCAGCAGGTCCAGCGTATCCATGTCCAAATCGTTGGTCGGTTCGTCCAGCACCATCAGGTTGCTGGGCTGCGCGAACAGCTTGGCCAGCAGCAGGCGGTTGCGCTCGCCACCCGACAACGCGCGGGTGGGCTGTTCCAGCATGCCGGGATCGAACAGGAAGTCGCGCATGTATGAGGCCACGTGGCGTGGGGTGCCGCCCACCACCACGCTGTCGCCGCCGAAGGGCAGCAGCACCTGGCGGATGCTCTGGTTGGGATCCAGCTGCGCCCGGCGCTGGTCGAACACCACGGTTTCCAGGTTGGTGCCGAGGCGGATGGTGCCGCTGTCGGGCGCCAGTTCACCCATCAGCATCTTCAGGATGGTGGTCTTGCCCGCACCGTTGGGGCCGATCAGGCCCACCCGGTCGCCGCGCAGGATGCGGGTGGAGAAGTCGCGGGCGATGATCCGCGTGCCTTCCGACCCCTCGAAACTCTTGGCGACGTTGGTCGCCTCGATCACCAGCCGGCCGGAGCCCTCGGCCTCCGACACCGCCAGCTTGACCTGGCCCTGGCGGTTGCGGTCGGCGCGGTCCTGGCGCAGGCCCTGCAGCGCGCGGACGCGGCCCATGTTGCGGGTGCGCCGGGCGCTGATGCCTTCGCGCAGCCACTTCATCTCCACCGCGATCTTGCGGTCCAGCTTGGCGAAGGCCGTATCCTCGGCGGCGAACACCTCATCCCGCCAGGCCTCGTATTCGGCGAAGGGGCGCTCCGTCTCGCGCATGGTGCCGCGGTCCAGCCACATGGTCTTGCGGGCCAGATTGTTCAGGAAGGTGCGGTCATGGCTGATCAGCAGCAGGCCGCCGCGGAAGGATTGCAGCGCCTTTTCCAGATACTCGATGGTGGGCAGGTCCAGGTGGTTGGTCGGCTCATCCATCAGCAGGACGTCGGGGTTGCTGACCAGGGCCTGGGCGATGGCGGCGCGGCGGGCCTCACCGCCCGACAGGGTGTTGGCGGCGCGGTCGCCCGGCAGGCTCAGTTCATCCAGCACGGCCTGCACGCGATAGGGCGCATCCTCCACCAGGCCGGCGCTGACGAAGTCGGCCACGGTGGCGTAGCCGCTGAAGTCCGGTTCCTGGTGCAGGTAGCCGATGCGGGCACCCGGCTGGATGTAGCGCTCACCCTTGTCCAGGTCGACGATGCCGGCCAGGGCCTTCAGCATGGTGGACTTGCCGCTGCCGTTGCGGCCGACCAGGGCCACCTTGTCGCCACGACCGATGGCGACATCCACGTTCTCAAACAGCGTGGTGGCGCCCAGGGTGATCTGGGCGCCCTTCAGGGCGACGATAGGCGGGGTGGGGGCCATGGAAGCGATGTACTCGATATCTGGGTGTTAAGTGTCAGCGGCGCGGCACGGGCGTGCTTGCCCGCCGGCTTTGGATGGTGTCGTAGGCGGCGTTCAGCGCGGCCGTCTTCCGCGTGGCGATGGCCACGAACTCGGCTGGCAGGCCCTGGGCCATCACCGTGTCGGGATGGTTGTCGCGCAAGGCCTTGTGCCAGGCCAGCTTGATTTCGGCATCGCTGGCATCGCGGGTCACGCCCAGCACGGCGTAGGCGTCGTCCGGCGGGGCGTCGTGGCCGCCGGGCTTGCCGCCATGGATGTGGCGCAGGGCCTCGAACGTGGTCTCCCGGATGCCGAAGATGCGCGCGACCTCCGCCAGGAAGGACAGTTCCGCCGGGTGCAGGTGGTCGTCGGCGGTGGCGATATGGAACAGGCCGCCCAGCAGATCCTCCAGCACCGCAGGCCGATCCTGGAACAGGATGGCCAACTGGCGGGCATAAATCTCGAACCCGGCGGTATCGCGCCGGGCGATGTCGAAGACGCGGCCGACATTGCGCATTTCATCGGGCGGGATGTGGAACACCCGCTTGAAGGCGTCGATCTCCACCCGGTCCACCGTGCCGTCGGCCTTGGCCATCTTGGCGCCCAGGACGATGACGCCGATGGTGAAGGCCATGCTGTGGGTCTGGTCCGGCCGGCCGTCGGGGCCGGGCGGCAGGTTGGAACCGGTGGTCCCGGCGGCCCAGGCGTCGGCGGCATGGCCGGCGGCAATACCCAGCAAGGCGCCCAGCGGGCCACCCAGCGCGAACCCCGCGACACCACCCACCACCTTGCCCCAGATGCTCATCCGCTTGGTCCCGATCCGCCGTCGCGGGGCGCACCATAGCGGCACCGGGCGCGGACGCCAATGGCCACCGGCGGTTGGCCGGGGGGGCCAATTGGCGCCGGTGCCCTGGACCACCCCTTTGGCCGGCCTGTCGCCGGCCCGCCAATCTTGGTAAAAAAGGGGCCGCAACCGCGAACGATACCGGGAAGGGGTCGGCCATGGCGCAATGGTTTTTCCACAATGGCCAGCAGCAGGCGGGCCCGCTGGAGGACGCGGCGGCGAGGGACTTCGCCCGTGCCAACCCCGGCGCCCATTGCTGGCGCGAAGGGTTCACCGACTGGCTGCCGGTGGGCCAGGTGGCGGAACTTTACGGCGGCACCGCATCCCCGCCGCCCCCACCCCCGCCGCCTGGTGGCGCCGCCGGCATCTGGGGCGCCTTCAGCAGCGCCATCGACAGCGCCACCAGCGCCTTCAACCAGGCGGCGTCCGGGGGCAATCCCTTCAGCACCGGTCCCGGTCCCGCCAACCCGCTGGCCTACACCATCCACGGCCATGAGATGCAGTATGTCGAGGTGGCCCTGGCCCCCGGCGACAGCGCCATCGCCGAGGCCGGCGCCCTGCTCTACAAGGACGCCAGCGTGGACATGGCGACCATCTTCGGCGATGGCTCGGCCCGTGACGGCGGCGGCGTGCTGGACCAGCTGTGGGGGGCGGGCAAGCGCGTACTGTCCGGTTCCACCCTGTTCACCACCGTCTTCACCCAGCGCGGTGTGGGGCAGGGCACGGTCGCCTTCTCCGCCCCCTATCCCGGCACCATCTCGGCCCTGAAGCTGTCCGACTATGGCGGGCGCCTGATCTGCCATAAGGACAGCTTCCTGGCGGCCGCGCGCGGTGTCGCCATCGGCATCTATTTCCAGCGCCGCATCCTGACCGGCCTATTCGGCGGCGACGGCTTCATCATGCAGAAGCTGGAAGGCGACGGCATCGTCTTCATCCACATGGGCGGCACCCTGGTGGAACGCACCCTGGCGCCGGGTGAGGTCATCCACGTGGATACCGGCTGCCTGGCCGCCATGACCGCCGACATCGATTTCGACGTGGAACAGGTGGGCGGCATCAAGTCCATGCTGTTCGGCGGCGAGGGTCTGTTCTTCGCCCGGCTGCGCGGCCCCGGCAAGGTGTGGCTGCAAAGCCTGCCGTTCTCGCGCCTGGCCGGCCGCATGCTGGCCTCATCCCTGGTGGGAACGCGGGAGGAGGGGGGTGTGTTCGGCGCCATAGGCAACATCCTCGACAAGCGCTGACATCGGGACGGCGCTAGACTGAGCGTCCGTTCCCAAGCCTGGAGAGTGTTCCCATGACCGCCACCCGCACCGAAACCGACAGCTTCGGCCCCTTGGAGGTGCCGTCCGACCGTTATTGGGGCGCCCAGACCCAGCGGTCGCTGGGCAACTTCAAGATCGGGGGGGAGCGCATGCCGCCGGCCCTGGTGCACGCCCTGGGCATCCAGAAGCAGGCGGCGGCCCAGGCCAACGTGAAACTGGGCGAATTGGACGATGCCATCGGCCGCGCCGTCATCCAGGCGGCGGCGGAGGTGGCGGTGGGCAAGCTGGACGACCATTTCCCCCTGGTGGTGTGGCAGACCGGTTCCGGCACCCAGACCAACATGAACGCCAACGAGGTCATCTCCAACCGCGCCATCGAGCTGCTGGGCGGGGAGATGGGCAGCAAAAAGCCGGTCCATCCCAACGATCATGTCAATCGGGGGCAATCGTCCAACGACAGCTTCCCCACCGCCATGCACATCGCCGCCGCGGTGGAACTGCACCGTACCCTGGTGCCGGCGCTGGAACATCTGCGCGACGCGCTGGCGGTCAAGGCCGACGCCTTCAAGGCCATCGTCAAGATCGGCCGCACCCATCTTCAGGATGCGACCCCGCTGACCCTGGGCCAGGAATTCTCCGGCTACGCCCAGCAACTGGCCTATGGGGTGGAGCGGGTGAAGGCGGCCCTGCCGGCCCTGCTGCGCCTGGCCCAGGGCGGCACGGCGGTGGGCACCGGCCTGAACGCCAGGAAGGGCTTTGATACCGCCTTCGCGGCGGAGGTGGCGGACCTCACCGGCCTGCCTTTCGTCACCGCGCCGAACAAGTTCGAGGCGCTGGCCACCCACGACAGCCTGGTGGAGGTGTCGGGCGTGCTGAACACCCTGGCCGCCTCGTTGATGAAGGTCGCCAACGACATCCGCCTGCTGGGCTCCGGCCCCCGCTGCGGCATTGGCGAGTTGAGCCTGCCGGAGAATGAGCCCGGCAGCTCCATCATGCCGGGCAAGGTCAACCCGACACAGTCGGAGGCGATGACCATGGTCTGCGCCCAGGTGATGGGCAACCACACCACCGTCACCATCGCGGGCGCCACCGGCCATTTCGAACTGAACGTGTTCAAGCCGGTGATCATCTACAACGTGGCACAGTCCATCCGCCTGCTGGCCGACGCCGCCGTCAGCTTCACCGACAATTGCGTGGTGGGCATCACGGCGAACGAGGACCGCATCGCCAAGTCCCTGCACGAAAGCCTGATGCTGGTGACGGCCCTGAACCCCCACATCGGTTACGACAAGGCCGCCAAGATCGCCAAGAAGGCCCACGCCGAAGGCACGACGCTGAAAGAGGCCGGCCTGGCCCTGGGCTTCCTGACCGAGGCGGAGTTCGACGCCTGGGTGAAGCCGGAAGACATGATCCATCCCAGCTGAGGGCTTGTGGAACGGACATGCTCACCTCATTATCATGTGCAGGTCATGATAATGAGGTGATCCATGTTTGGTGGGCAGGAACTGGCGACCGAACGGGTCACCACCTTGATGACACCGTCCGAGAAGGCCAACCTTGAGGCGAAGGCTCAAAAGGTGGGCGTGTCGGTCGGCGAATTCGTACGCCGTTCCGTTGATGCATTCGATCCGGAGGAGGCGACGTTGCTCACGCAGTTGGCGGCGCTGGCCACCGAATTGGATCGTAGCAATCGTGATGCCTCGGACGCTCTCGACAAGGCGCTTGCCGATATTGAACTGACCCGGCGGCAACTCCGCGGTGGGGCTGGCGCATGAGTGCGATCAAGGACATTTTGAGTGGCCTCAAGACGACGATCGAGTTGAACACCAAGGTCGTGTCAGTGAGCAATGCCGTTTCCGAACTGACCAAGGACGTGCGCAATTTGGACCGCCGCTTGGTGCGGGTGGAGACGATTATCGAGATTGCCCGCCCCGACGGATCGGTGCTGCGTATCGCACGCGACGATACCTGAATCCCAATCAAGAAACCGCTTGCCTGAATTCCTGATTTGTGCCTTCATTGTTCCTAGTTTGTTCTTTCGCATTTCTGGCGATGGAGGGCGATATGGCTGCCGCGTTTCAATGGGGGCATCTGGACCAGGGGAACATCGTGGCCGACATGGCCACCGCCGTGGCGGTCTACGCCAACCCCAGGGATGAAATCGTCATCCGCCGCCAAGGCAGCTTTGATGCCGAGGATGATGTGGTGGTCATGCCGCTGAAAGTGGCGGAGGCGCTGCTGCGCCGTATGGAAAACCTGATCCAGGAAATCCGGGCGGAAACGGCGCTGAGCTGATCGTCGCGCAACCGCTCTTTTCCCTTCTTCGCTTGGTGTGTATCATACACATGAGAAGCGCTGACTTGATTCGGGAATTGCAAGCGATCGGCTGGGTGCTGGACCGGGTGCGGGGATCGCACCATGTTTTCAAGCATCCACACCGCGTGGGCACCATCGTGGTTCCGCATCCCAAGAAGGAATTGGGCATGGGCTTGGTGGCGGCCATACGCAAGCAGGCTGGTCTGTAGGGCGCATGCGATGGCGGAGGTCAGGATGCGGTATCCCGTAGTGATCGAGCCGGGTGACGGCGACACGGCCTATGGCGTGATCGTGCCCGATCTGCCCGGCTGCTTTTCCGCCGGTGACACCTTGGATGAGGCGCTGAAGGCGGCGGAGGAAGCCGCCGCCGCTTGGCTAGACGCCATGCTGGATGAGGGCGGGGCCGTGCCGCCGGCCACCACCCTTGAAGCCTTGCGGGCCAACCCCGACTACACCGGCTGGATCTTCGCCATGATCGAGGTCGATCCCGCCGTGCTGGACGACAAAGTGGAACGGGTGAACATCACCTTGCCGCGCCGTGTCCTGCGCCGCCTGGACAGTCTGGCCAAGGCGGCGGGGGAAACGCGTTCGGGCTATATCTCATCCCTGACCTTGCGGGATGAGGGGCGCCAGCGTGCCTGAGCGGTCGTCAACTGCGGGGCTGGCGGATGGCGACGACATCAATCCCAAGCGCGTCTCTCACCTTCAGCCAGGCGAGATCGGCCGTCAGGACCTTGGCCCGAAGCTGTTGGCCCAGGGATAAGCACGCCCGATCCCCCAGGGACAGTCCGGCGGACTTTGTGACGTGGCGCATCTGTGCCGCCAGCATGGCGTGATCGTTGGAGAAATCCACGGGGATCACGCCTAACGACAATATGGCCTCTGCGGCGGCATCGACCTGCCAGCCCTTGTCGCTCAGCTTGGTCAAAACCTCGGCGAAATTGACGCTGGTGATGAGGGCGCCGGGCAATTCGCCCATAACCACATTGGCGCCCGGCTCCGCCCATACCAGGGCAAGAACGGCAGAGGCGTCCAAGACAACGGCGCCCTCACTCACGGGCGGCTTCCGCCCGGCGCTCGGCGATCAGTTCATCGACCGGGCTGCCATCGGGCGATCCGTACTGTCGGGCCAGCTTCTGTACGCGGGCGACGGCGGCCTCAACTGTTTCCAGGATGATGCGGCCGTCTTCGACACGGGCCAACAGCTTGCCGCCGGCTTCCAGGCCCGCCGCCCGCCGCACTTCCAACGGGACGACCACGCGGCCGTTGGCCGCCATTGTGGCGGGTTGGGATTTCCGTGTCACCGTGTTTCTCCGATGGCATTACCTGGAAACTATGCCACCGTGAGGGCGAATGGGCAATTGATGCCTTTCACAGCCCCAGCATCGCCAGCAGCGCGTCGAACGCCGCGTCCGCTTCATCCACCTGCGCCACGCGGTGCACGGGCGCCAGCGGGATGCCGGGGGCGAAGCGGGCCAGGGTGGCCAGGGTCTCCTCCATCGGCACGGTGGCGCCGGGGGTTTCGCTGATGGCGATGGCGGCGACTTTCAGGCCGCGGCGGGCCAGCACGTCCAGGGCGGTCAGCGTGTGGCTGAGCGTGCCCAGGTAGCTGCCGGTGACCAGCACCAGCGGCAGGTCCAGCGCCACCATCCAGTCCAGCACCGTGCGGCTGTCGTCCATCGGCACCATGGCGCCGCCCACGCCCTCCACGAAGATCGGCGCGCCGGCGAAGGCGGCCCGCTCGCGGCACCATTCGATCATGCCGTCCACGTCCAGCGGCCGGCCCTCGCGCGCCGCCGCCATGTCGGGCGACAGGGGGGCGGCGTAGCGGTGTGGGCTGATGCGCGCCACCTCTGCCGCTGTTACCGGCCGGTCCATGGCGGTCAGCAACTGGGCGGGGTCGCTGGCGGCCAGGCTGGCCGCATCATCCAGGTCGATGCCGCTGACGATAGGCTTCAGCGCGGTAGCGGGCACGCCCTTGGCCCGCAGGCGGCGGACCAGGCCGGATGTGACGAAGGTCTTGCCGATGTCGGTGCCGGTGGCGGTGACGAAAAAGGCGGTGGCGGTCATGGGGCGGTCTCAATGGTCTTGAGCGGCAGGACGTGGGTGCGGATCAGACCGGCCAGGCGGTCGATCTCGGCGTCCGGCGTGCGGGCGGTGAAGGTGATGCGCAGGCGGGCGGTGCCGTCCGGCACGGTCGGCGGGCGGATGGCGGTGACCAGCAGGCCCTCTTCCGCCAGCAGGCGCTGGGCCGCCAGGGTGGTCTCGGCCGTGCCCAGGATGACGGGCACGATGGGGCTTGTCGCCGGGGGCAGGCCCACCTGTTCGGTGAAACGCCGGGCCTTGGCCAGCGGCCGGGCGCAGAGATCGGCATCGGTCGCGATGATGTCCAGCGCCTCGATGGCGCCGGCGACGGCGGCCGGGGGCAGGCCGGTGGAATAGATGAAGGTGCGGGCGCGCGTCTTCACCAGGTCGATCACCGCCTGGGACCCGCAGAGGTACCCGCCGTAGCCGCCCGCCGCCTTGCTGAGCGTGCCCATCTGCAAGGGGATGGCGGGCTTGTCCCCGAAGGCGAAGCTGGACCCCCGGCCGCCGCCCAGCACGCCCACGCCATGGGCGTCGTCGGTCATGAACCAAGTGTCGTGTTGGGCGCAGAGATCGGCCAAGGCGGGCAGGGGCGCCAGGTCGCCATCCATGGAAAAGACGCCGTCCGTCACCAGCAGGGCGCGGGCGTACCGGCCGCGATAGGTTTCCAGCACCTGGGCCGCGTGGGCCACATCGTTGTGGCGGAAGATGCGCAGGGTGGCACCGGACAGCTTGGCGCCGGCCCAGATGCAGGCGTGCGCCAACTCATCCACCACGATCAGGTCCTTAGGGCCCACGAAGGTCGGGATGATGCCGGTGTTGGCCAGATAGCCGGACCCAAAGACGCACGCCGCCTCCGTGCCCTTGAGGGCGGCCAGCTTGCCCTCCAGCACATCGAACAGCGGGTGGTTGCCGGTGACCAGGCGCGAGGCGGCGGCACCCGCGCCATACCGCTCCACCGCCGCCACGGCCGCCGCCTTCACGCGCGGGTCGTGGGCCAGGTTCAGATAGTCGTTGCAGGAAAAGGACA
Proteins encoded in this region:
- a CDS encoding type II toxin-antitoxin system VapC family toxin — its product is MSEGAVVLDASAVLALVWAEPGANVVMGELPGALITSVNFAEVLTKLSDKGWQVDAAAEAILSLGVIPVDFSNDHAMLAAQMRHVTKSAGLSLGDRACLSLGQQLRAKVLTADLAWLKVRDALGIDVVAIRQPRS
- a CDS encoding AbrB/MazE/SpoVT family DNA-binding domain-containing protein — its product is MTRKSQPATMAANGRVVVPLEVRRAAGLEAGGKLLARVEDGRIILETVEAAVARVQKLARQYGSPDGSPVDELIAERRAEAARE
- a CDS encoding TIGR00266 family protein; the encoded protein is MAQWFFHNGQQQAGPLEDAAARDFARANPGAHCWREGFTDWLPVGQVAELYGGTASPPPPPPPPGGAAGIWGAFSSAIDSATSAFNQAASGGNPFSTGPGPANPLAYTIHGHEMQYVEVALAPGDSAIAEAGALLYKDASVDMATIFGDGSARDGGGVLDQLWGAGKRVLSGSTLFTTVFTQRGVGQGTVAFSAPYPGTISALKLSDYGGRLICHKDSFLAAARGVAIGIYFQRRILTGLFGGDGFIMQKLEGDGIVFIHMGGTLVERTLAPGEVIHVDTGCLAAMTADIDFDVEQVGGIKSMLFGGEGLFFARLRGPGKVWLQSLPFSRLAGRMLASSLVGTREEGGVFGAIGNILDKR
- a CDS encoding type II toxin-antitoxin system HicA family toxin; the encoded protein is MIRELQAIGWVLDRVRGSHHVFKHPHRVGTIVVPHPKKELGMGLVAAIRKQAGL
- a CDS encoding molecular chaperone DjiA translates to MSIWGKVVGGVAGFALGGPLGALLGIAAGHAADAWAAGTTGSNLPPGPDGRPDQTHSMAFTIGVIVLGAKMAKADGTVDRVEIDAFKRVFHIPPDEMRNVGRVFDIARRDTAGFEIYARQLAILFQDRPAVLEDLLGGLFHIATADDHLHPAELSFLAEVARIFGIRETTFEALRHIHGGKPGGHDAPPDDAYAVLGVTRDASDAEIKLAWHKALRDNHPDTVMAQGLPAEFVAIATRKTAALNAAYDTIQSRRASTPVPRR
- the fumC gene encoding class II fumarate hydratase, giving the protein MTATRTETDSFGPLEVPSDRYWGAQTQRSLGNFKIGGERMPPALVHALGIQKQAAAQANVKLGELDDAIGRAVIQAAAEVAVGKLDDHFPLVVWQTGSGTQTNMNANEVISNRAIELLGGEMGSKKPVHPNDHVNRGQSSNDSFPTAMHIAAAVELHRTLVPALEHLRDALAVKADAFKAIVKIGRTHLQDATPLTLGQEFSGYAQQLAYGVERVKAALPALLRLAQGGTAVGTGLNARKGFDTAFAAEVADLTGLPFVTAPNKFEALATHDSLVEVSGVLNTLAASLMKVANDIRLLGSGPRCGIGELSLPENEPGSSIMPGKVNPTQSEAMTMVCAQVMGNHTTVTIAGATGHFELNVFKPVIIYNVAQSIRLLADAAVSFTDNCVVGITANEDRIAKSLHESLMLVTALNPHIGYDKAAKIAKKAHAEGTTLKEAGLALGFLTEAEFDAWVKPEDMIHPS
- a CDS encoding aminotransferase class I/II-fold pyridoxal phosphate-dependent enzyme; translation: MQSLTEFAEAKLAEMDAASLRRRLVDSDRGGDGGLWITRDGRRLLSFSCNDYLNLAHDPRVKAAAVAAVERYGAGAAASRLVTGNHPLFDVLEGKLAALKGTEAACVFGSGYLANTGIIPTFVGPKDLIVVDELAHACIWAGAKLSGATLRIFRHNDVAHAAQVLETYRGRYARALLVTDGVFSMDGDLAPLPALADLCAQHDTWFMTDDAHGVGVLGGGRGSSFAFGDKPAIPLQMGTLSKAAGGYGGYLCGSQAVIDLVKTRARTFIYSTGLPPAAVAGAIEALDIIATDADLCARPLAKARRFTEQVGLPPATSPIVPVILGTAETTLAAQRLLAEEGLLVTAIRPPTVPDGTARLRITFTARTPDAEIDRLAGLIRTHVLPLKTIETAP
- a CDS encoding type II toxin-antitoxin system HicB family antitoxin — protein: MRYPVVIEPGDGDTAYGVIVPDLPGCFSAGDTLDEALKAAEEAAAAWLDAMLDEGGAVPPATTLEALRANPDYTGWIFAMIEVDPAVLDDKVERVNITLPRRVLRRLDSLAKAAGETRSGYISSLTLRDEGRQRA
- a CDS encoding Fis family transcriptional regulator, with product MTTRDHDHLGSSFESLLIAEGTRDETYAEAIKRVVAWQLEDARRQADLSKSAMAETMRTSRTQLDRVLDPDNVAISLDTLARAARAVGKTLKIELIDDITPS
- a CDS encoding type II toxin-antitoxin system RelE/ParE family toxin, which gives rise to MKRLRAHFFRSDSGAEPVREWLLALPAPDRTIVGKDIATVEFGWPVGMPICRALGDGLWEVRSTIAKGKVEARVYFGVDDGLAVLLHAHDGKGKQDHHIRTARKRWAEYLSSAPEKR
- the bioD gene encoding dethiobiotin synthase, coding for MTATAFFVTATGTDIGKTFVTSGLVRRLRAKGVPATALKPIVSGIDLDDAASLAASDPAQLLTAMDRPVTAAEVARISPHRYAAPLSPDMAAAREGRPLDVDGMIEWCRERAAFAGAPIFVEGVGGAMVPMDDSRTVLDWMVALDLPLVLVTGSYLGTLSHTLTALDVLARRGLKVAAIAISETPGATVPMEETLATLARFAPGIPLAPVHRVAQVDEADAAFDALLAMLGL
- a CDS encoding ATP-binding cassette domain-containing protein, which produces MAPTPPIVALKGAQITLGATTLFENVDVAIGRGDKVALVGRNGSGKSTMLKALAGIVDLDKGERYIQPGARIGYLHQEPDFSGYATVADFVSAGLVEDAPYRVQAVLDELSLPGDRAANTLSGGEARRAAIAQALVSNPDVLLMDEPTNHLDLPTIEYLEKALQSFRGGLLLISHDRTFLNNLARKTMWLDRGTMRETERPFAEYEAWRDEVFAAEDTAFAKLDRKIAVEMKWLREGISARRTRNMGRVRALQGLRQDRADRNRQGQVKLAVSEAEGSGRLVIEATNVAKSFEGSEGTRIIARDFSTRILRGDRVGLIGPNGAGKTTILKMLMGELAPDSGTIRLGTNLETVVFDQRRAQLDPNQSIRQVLLPFGGDSVVVGGTPRHVASYMRDFLFDPGMLEQPTRALSGGERNRLLLAKLFAQPSNLMVLDEPTNDLDMDTLDLLEEVLTDYPGTLLLVSHDRDFLDRLVTSTIAVEGDGVVEEYAGGYSDYLTQRPARAAINGGATGGSNAAPKAAEAPKAKRKLGYKEQRELDQLPALMDKLTDQAKKLEAKLADANLYARDPAAFQKASADLEKAHQDLATAEERWLELEALKEELESGG